The following coding sequences lie in one Stenotrophomonas rhizophila genomic window:
- the moeB gene encoding molybdopterin-synthase adenylyltransferase MoeB — MRTIPELTPAQARERVARGALLIDVREAHERAAGMAEGALGVAKGELLASPPTHLPATDREVVLICQSGRRSLDAAVALADLGYTQLASVDGGTNAWRADGLPLVQPLQTDDERDFNERYARHLLLPQVGVAGQQTLLTSRVLVLGAGGLGAPAAFYLAAAGVGHLRIADDDVVERSNLHRQILHTDASVGMPKVLSARERLLALNPHLDVDAVQVRVSADNVDALLDGVDVVLDGSDNFPLRYLLNDACLQHRIPLVYGAVERFTGQVSVFDAGRQRGQAPCYRCLFPEPPPPEFAPNCSEAGVLGVLPGMVGLLQATEVLKLLLGMGESLVGRLLSFDALGMRFRETRLRPDPDCPLCAPGKAFPGYIDYAAFCSGP; from the coding sequence ATGCGCACCATCCCCGAACTCACCCCCGCCCAGGCACGCGAACGCGTCGCCCGTGGCGCGTTGCTCATTGACGTGCGCGAAGCGCACGAACGTGCCGCCGGCATGGCCGAGGGCGCGCTCGGCGTCGCCAAGGGCGAGCTACTGGCATCGCCGCCTACGCATCTGCCCGCCACCGATCGCGAGGTGGTGTTGATCTGCCAGAGCGGCAGGCGCTCGCTGGATGCCGCAGTCGCCCTGGCCGACCTGGGCTATACGCAGTTGGCATCCGTGGACGGCGGCACCAACGCCTGGCGGGCCGACGGCCTGCCCTTGGTGCAGCCGCTGCAGACCGACGACGAGCGCGACTTCAACGAGCGCTACGCGCGCCACCTGCTGCTGCCCCAGGTGGGCGTGGCAGGCCAGCAGACACTGCTGACCTCGCGTGTGCTGGTGCTCGGTGCCGGTGGGCTGGGTGCGCCGGCCGCCTTCTATCTGGCAGCGGCCGGGGTAGGGCACCTGCGCATCGCCGATGACGATGTGGTCGAGCGCAGCAACCTGCATCGCCAGATCCTGCACACCGACGCCAGCGTCGGCATGCCCAAGGTGCTGTCGGCGCGCGAACGCCTGTTGGCGCTCAATCCGCACCTGGATGTGGACGCCGTGCAGGTGCGCGTCAGTGCCGACAATGTCGATGCACTGTTGGACGGGGTGGACGTGGTGCTGGACGGCTCGGACAACTTCCCGCTGCGCTACCTGCTCAACGATGCCTGCCTCCAGCACCGCATTCCGCTGGTGTACGGCGCGGTCGAGCGCTTTACCGGCCAGGTCAGCGTGTTTGACGCCGGCCGCCAGCGTGGCCAGGCGCCGTGCTACCGCTGTCTGTTCCCGGAGCCGCCGCCGCCGGAGTTCGCGCCCAACTGTTCTGAAGCCGGCGTGCTGGGCGTGTTGCCGGGAATGGTCGGGTTGCTCCAGGCCACCGAAGTGCTCAAGCTGCTGCTCGGCATGGGCGAGTCGCTGGTTGGGCGGCTGCTGAGTTTCGATGCACTGGGCATGCGTTTTCGTGAGACCCGGCTGCGCCCCGATCCGGACTGTCCGCTGTGCGCGCCAGGGAAGGCGTTTCCCGGGTACATCGATTACGCCGCGTTCTGCAGCGGACCGTAA
- the der gene encoding ribosome biogenesis GTPase Der: MLPLVALVGRPNVGKSTLFNAFTRTRDALVHDQPGVTRDRNYGVCRLNEDHPFLVVDTGGIAGEEEGLAGATARQARAAAAEADLILFVVDAREGPMDDEILSWLRKLARPTLLLINKIDGMNEDTVRSEFARYGFGEMLTVSAAHRQGLDDLLDEVVERLPEEGTTETLDTDPNRIRIAFVGRPNVGKSTLVNRLLGEERMIASEVPGTTRDSIAVDMERDGREYRLIDTAGLRRKARVEEVVEKFSVIKTLQAIEQCQVAVLMLDASEGVTDQDASVLGAVLDAGRALVVAINKWDGLTDYQREQAEALVSRKLGFVPWAEVVRISAKHGSGLRELFRCIHAAHASATHEFSTSEVNKALEVAYETNPPPAIRGHVSKLRYVHPGGSNPPTFIVHGTRLKDLPESYKRYLENFFRKRFKLVGTPVQFIFREGVNPYEGKKNVLTERQVKRKRRLIKHVKGK; encoded by the coding sequence ATGCTGCCCTTGGTCGCCCTGGTTGGACGGCCGAATGTCGGCAAGTCCACGCTGTTCAATGCGTTTACCCGTACGCGCGACGCGCTGGTCCATGACCAGCCCGGCGTGACCCGGGACCGTAATTACGGTGTTTGTCGTCTTAACGAAGACCACCCGTTCCTGGTGGTCGATACCGGCGGTATCGCCGGTGAAGAAGAAGGTCTGGCCGGTGCTACTGCCCGCCAGGCCCGCGCTGCCGCCGCCGAGGCGGATCTGATCCTGTTCGTCGTCGATGCCCGTGAGGGCCCGATGGACGACGAGATCCTGTCCTGGCTGCGCAAGCTGGCGCGTCCGACGTTGCTGTTGATCAACAAGATCGACGGCATGAACGAAGACACGGTGCGTTCGGAGTTTGCCCGTTACGGGTTCGGCGAAATGCTGACCGTGTCGGCCGCGCACCGCCAGGGTCTGGACGATCTGTTGGACGAAGTCGTGGAGCGGCTGCCTGAAGAGGGCACCACCGAGACCCTCGACACCGATCCGAACCGCATCCGCATTGCCTTCGTTGGCCGCCCCAACGTGGGCAAGTCGACGCTGGTCAATCGCCTGCTGGGCGAAGAGCGCATGATCGCCTCCGAAGTGCCCGGTACCACCCGCGACTCGATCGCGGTGGACATGGAGCGCGACGGTCGCGAGTACCGCCTGATCGACACCGCCGGCCTGCGTCGCAAAGCGCGCGTGGAGGAAGTGGTCGAGAAGTTCAGCGTGATCAAGACGCTGCAGGCGATCGAGCAGTGCCAGGTGGCCGTGCTGATGCTGGACGCGTCCGAAGGCGTGACCGACCAGGACGCCAGCGTGCTGGGTGCGGTGCTCGATGCCGGCCGTGCGTTGGTCGTGGCGATCAACAAGTGGGATGGCCTCACCGACTACCAGCGCGAGCAGGCCGAAGCCCTGGTGTCGCGCAAGCTCGGCTTCGTGCCGTGGGCCGAAGTGGTGCGCATCTCGGCCAAGCATGGCTCGGGCCTGCGCGAGCTGTTCCGCTGCATCCACGCCGCGCATGCCTCGGCGACGCATGAATTCAGCACCAGCGAAGTCAACAAGGCGCTGGAAGTGGCCTACGAGACCAACCCGCCGCCGGCGATCCGTGGTCACGTGTCCAAGCTGCGTTACGTGCATCCGGGCGGCTCCAACCCGCCGACCTTCATCGTGCACGGCACGCGCCTGAAGGACCTGCCGGAGTCGTACAAGCGCTACCTGGAGAACTTCTTCCGGAAGCGTTTCAAACTGGTCGGTACCCCGGTGCAGTTCATCTTCCGCGAGGGTGTGAACCCCTACGAAGGCAAGAAGAACGTGCTCACCGAACGTCAGGTCAAGCGCAAACGGCGCCTGATCAAGCACGTCAAGGGCAAGTGA
- a CDS encoding monovalent cation:proton antiporter-2 (CPA2) family protein, which translates to MAVEAGASELVKVVALLGAAVVMVPLFRRLGLGSVLGYFAAGLAIGPFGFGWFSDPQAILHTAELGVVMFLFVIGLEMRPSHLWGLRNEIFGLGTLQIVVCGAVLTGVCMLFGFPVNVAFIGAFGFVLTSTAVVMQLLAERGDIALPSGQKIVSILLFEDLLIVPLLAVVAFMAPVQADAGDSSRWVSVGIGAGAIVGLVLVGRFLLNPLFRILAAAKAREVMTAAALLVVLGAALLMQLGGLSMAMGAFLAGVLLSESTFRHQIEADIEPFRGILLGLFFLSVGMALDLTVVANNWPLIVSGVFALMLAKGVCIYIVARIMGSDHRQALDRGVVMAQGGEFAFVLFSAAAAAGVIGVEVNANLTAIVVLSMALTPLFVLLHDKLMPDREVSLDGVEEADGLSGSVLMIGFGRFGQVASQSLLARDVDVTIIDNDVDMIHNAERFGFKIYYGDGTRLDVLHASGAGSARAIAVCVNNAQDADRIVELVTHQFPQAKLLVRSFDREHSLRLIHAGVDYQIRETFESALQFGQVALMELGADQDDAREIAEQIRERDAERFELEMAGGSMRAGAHMVFGTALPGVPTPTPFTAPKRKARTLNADEVPEEE; encoded by the coding sequence ATGGCGGTCGAAGCAGGTGCCAGTGAGCTGGTGAAAGTCGTGGCGCTGCTGGGCGCGGCGGTGGTGATGGTGCCGCTGTTCCGACGGCTGGGGCTGGGCTCGGTGCTGGGCTATTTCGCTGCCGGCCTGGCCATCGGCCCGTTCGGCTTCGGCTGGTTCTCCGACCCGCAGGCGATCCTGCACACCGCCGAACTCGGCGTGGTGATGTTCCTGTTCGTGATCGGGCTGGAAATGCGGCCCTCGCACCTGTGGGGCCTGCGCAACGAAATCTTCGGGCTCGGCACGCTGCAGATCGTGGTCTGCGGCGCGGTGCTCACCGGCGTGTGCATGCTGTTCGGGTTCCCGGTCAACGTGGCCTTCATCGGCGCCTTCGGCTTCGTGCTGACCTCCACCGCGGTGGTGATGCAGCTGCTGGCCGAGCGCGGCGACATTGCCTTGCCGTCCGGGCAGAAGATCGTCTCGATCCTGCTGTTTGAAGATCTGCTGATCGTGCCGCTGCTGGCCGTGGTGGCCTTCATGGCCCCCGTGCAGGCCGACGCCGGCGACAGTTCGCGCTGGGTCAGCGTGGGCATCGGTGCCGGTGCCATCGTCGGCCTGGTGCTGGTGGGCCGGTTCCTGCTCAATCCGCTGTTCCGCATCCTGGCCGCGGCCAAGGCGCGCGAAGTGATGACCGCCGCCGCGTTGTTGGTGGTGCTGGGCGCGGCGCTGCTGATGCAGCTGGGCGGGCTGTCGATGGCGATGGGTGCGTTCCTGGCCGGCGTGCTGCTCAGCGAATCCACGTTCCGCCACCAGATCGAAGCGGATATCGAGCCGTTCCGCGGCATCCTGCTGGGGCTGTTCTTCCTCAGCGTGGGCATGGCGCTGGATCTCACCGTGGTGGCCAACAACTGGCCGCTGATTGTGTCGGGCGTGTTCGCGCTGATGCTGGCCAAGGGCGTGTGCATCTACATCGTGGCGCGCATCATGGGCAGCGACCACCGCCAGGCGCTCGACCGCGGCGTCGTGATGGCGCAGGGCGGCGAGTTCGCGTTCGTGCTGTTTTCCGCGGCCGCAGCGGCCGGCGTGATCGGGGTGGAGGTCAACGCCAACCTGACCGCAATCGTGGTGCTGTCGATGGCGCTCACGCCGCTGTTCGTGCTGCTGCACGACAAGCTGATGCCCGACCGCGAAGTGTCGCTGGATGGCGTTGAAGAAGCCGACGGCCTGTCCGGCAGCGTGTTGATGATCGGCTTCGGTCGTTTCGGTCAGGTGGCCAGCCAGTCGCTGCTGGCGCGCGATGTGGACGTGACCATCATCGACAACGACGTGGACATGATCCACAACGCCGAGCGCTTCGGGTTCAAGATCTACTACGGCGACGGCACCCGCCTGGACGTGCTGCACGCCTCCGGTGCGGGCTCTGCGCGCGCCATCGCGGTGTGCGTCAACAACGCCCAGGACGCCGACCGCATCGTGGAACTGGTCACCCATCAGTTCCCGCAGGCCAAGCTGCTGGTGCGCTCGTTCGACCGCGAGCATTCGCTGCGGCTGATCCATGCCGGTGTGGACTACCAGATCCGCGAGACCTTCGAATCGGCGTTGCAGTTCGGTCAGGTCGCCCTGATGGAACTGGGCGCCGACCAGGACGATGCGCGCGAGATCGCCGAGCAGATCCGCGAGCGCGACGCCGAGCGTTTCGAGCTTGAAATGGCCGGTGGCAGCATGCGCGCCGGGGCGCACATGGTGTTCGGCACGGCGCTGCCGGGCGTGCCCACGCCCACGCCGTTCACCGCGCCCAAGCGCAAGGCACGCACGCTCAACGCCGACGAAGTACCGGAAGAAGAATGA
- the guaB gene encoding IMP dehydrogenase has product MLRIQAEALTYDDVSLVPAHSTILPKDVSLETRLTRDLRLKLPILSAAMDTVTEARLAIAMAQLGGMGIIHKNLTVEQQAAEVAQVKKFEAGVIRDPITVGPETTIRDVLALTQARNISGVPVVDGGGQLVGIVTHRDMRFETELDDPVRHIMTKKDRLITVKEGAASEEVLQLLHRNRIEKILVVNDDFALRGLITVKDIQKNTDYPNAAKDTATRLLVGAAVGVGGDTDRRVEALVAAGVDVLVVDTAHGHSQGVLDRVRWVKKNFPNVQVVGGNICTGEAALALLDCGADAVKVGIGPGSICTTRVVAGVGVPQITAIDLVAEALQDRIPLIADGGIRYSGDIGKALAAGASTIMIGGLLAGTEESPGETELFQGRSYKSYRGMGSLAAMEKGSKDRYFQDASSADKLVPEGIEGRVPYRGPVGGIIHQLMGGLRATMGYVGCGTVEDMRSKPKFVKISGAGQRESHVHDVQITKEPPNYRA; this is encoded by the coding sequence ATGCTGCGCATCCAGGCTGAAGCTCTCACCTACGACGACGTCTCGCTCGTCCCCGCACACTCCACGATCCTGCCCAAGGATGTCAGCCTGGAAACCCGGCTGACCCGCGACCTGCGGCTGAAGCTTCCGATCCTTTCCGCGGCCATGGATACGGTCACCGAAGCACGCCTGGCCATCGCCATGGCCCAGCTCGGCGGCATGGGCATCATCCACAAGAACCTGACCGTGGAGCAGCAGGCCGCCGAAGTGGCCCAGGTCAAGAAGTTCGAGGCCGGCGTCATCCGCGACCCGATCACGGTCGGCCCGGAAACCACCATCCGCGACGTGCTGGCCCTGACCCAGGCGCGCAACATCTCCGGCGTGCCGGTGGTGGACGGCGGCGGCCAGCTGGTCGGCATCGTCACCCACCGTGACATGCGCTTCGAGACCGAGCTGGACGATCCGGTCCGCCACATCATGACCAAGAAGGATCGCCTGATCACGGTCAAGGAAGGCGCCGCGTCGGAAGAAGTGCTGCAGCTGCTGCACCGCAACCGCATCGAAAAGATCCTGGTGGTCAACGATGATTTCGCCCTGCGTGGCCTGATCACCGTGAAGGACATCCAGAAGAACACCGATTACCCCAACGCCGCCAAGGACACCGCCACGCGTCTGCTGGTGGGTGCTGCCGTGGGCGTGGGTGGCGACACCGATCGCCGCGTCGAAGCGCTGGTCGCCGCCGGTGTGGACGTGCTGGTGGTGGACACCGCGCACGGCCATTCGCAGGGCGTGCTGGACCGCGTGCGCTGGGTCAAGAAGAACTTCCCGAACGTGCAGGTCGTGGGTGGCAACATCTGCACCGGCGAAGCGGCACTGGCGCTGCTGGACTGTGGCGCGGACGCGGTCAAGGTCGGCATCGGCCCGGGCTCGATCTGCACCACCCGCGTGGTCGCCGGTGTCGGCGTGCCGCAGATCACCGCGATCGACCTGGTGGCCGAAGCGCTGCAGGACCGCATCCCGCTGATCGCCGACGGTGGCATCCGCTACTCCGGCGACATCGGCAAGGCGCTCGCCGCTGGTGCGTCCACCATCATGATCGGTGGCCTGCTGGCCGGTACCGAGGAATCGCCCGGCGAAACCGAGCTGTTCCAGGGCCGTTCCTACAAAAGCTACCGCGGCATGGGCTCGCTGGCCGCGATGGAGAAGGGGTCCAAGGACCGCTACTTCCAGGACGCCTCCAGCGCCGACAAGCTGGTGCCCGAAGGCATCGAAGGCCGCGTGCCGTATCGCGGCCCGGTGGGCGGCATCATCCACCAGCTGATGGGCGGCCTGCGCGCCACCATGGGCTACGTGGGCTGCGGCACCGTCGAAGACATGCGCAGCAAGCCGAAGTTCGTCAAGATCAGTGGCGCCGGCCAACGTGAGAGCCACGTCCACGACGTGCAGATCACCAAAGAGCCGCCGAACTACCGCGCCTGA
- the guaA gene encoding glutamine-hydrolyzing GMP synthase, which yields MTNIHNDKILILDFGAQYTQLIARRIRELGVYCEIWAWDHNPAEIAAFGAKGIILSGGPESTTLPGAPAAPQEVFDSGLPIFGICYGMQTLAAQLGGATEAADQREFGHAEVNVVHPDALFKGLSDHGGEPKLNVWMSHGDHVSVAPPGFTVTAVTDRIPVAAMANEEKRWYGVQFHPEVTHTLQGQALLRRFVVDVCGCETLWTAANIIDDQIARVRELVGDDEVILGLSGGVDSSVVAALLHKAIGDKLTCVFVDTGLLRWQEGDQVMAMFAEHMGVKVIRVNAADRYFSKLEGVSDPEAKRKIIGNLFVDIFDEESNKLSNAKWLAQGTIYPDVIESAGSKTGKAHVIKSHHNVGGLPEHMKLGLVEPLRELFKDEVRRLGVELGLPRSMVYRHPFPGPGLGVRILGEVKREYAELLAKADAIFIDELRKADLYDKTSQAFAVFLPVKSVGVVGDARAYEWVIALRAVETIDFMTAHWAHLPYEFLGTVSNRIINELRGVSRVVYDISGKPPATIEWE from the coding sequence ATGACCAACATCCATAACGACAAGATCCTCATCCTCGATTTCGGTGCTCAGTACACCCAGCTGATCGCGCGCCGCATCCGCGAGCTTGGTGTGTACTGCGAAATCTGGGCATGGGACCACAACCCGGCCGAGATCGCCGCGTTCGGCGCCAAGGGCATCATCCTGTCCGGTGGCCCGGAATCGACCACGCTGCCGGGCGCGCCCGCCGCGCCGCAGGAAGTGTTCGACAGCGGGCTGCCGATCTTCGGCATCTGCTACGGCATGCAGACCCTGGCCGCCCAGCTCGGTGGCGCCACCGAAGCGGCCGACCAGCGTGAGTTCGGCCATGCCGAAGTCAACGTCGTGCACCCCGATGCGCTGTTCAAGGGCCTGAGCGACCACGGCGGCGAGCCGAAGTTGAACGTCTGGATGAGCCACGGTGACCACGTCTCCGTCGCCCCGCCGGGCTTCACCGTGACGGCCGTGACCGATCGCATCCCGGTGGCCGCGATGGCCAACGAAGAGAAGCGCTGGTACGGCGTGCAGTTCCACCCGGAAGTGACCCACACCCTGCAGGGCCAGGCGCTGCTGCGCCGCTTCGTGGTGGACGTGTGCGGCTGCGAAACCCTGTGGACCGCCGCCAACATCATCGACGACCAGATCGCCCGCGTGCGCGAACTGGTGGGCGATGACGAAGTCATCCTGGGCCTGTCCGGCGGCGTCGATTCGTCGGTCGTGGCCGCGCTGCTGCACAAGGCGATCGGCGACAAGCTGACCTGCGTGTTCGTCGATACCGGCCTGCTGCGCTGGCAGGAGGGCGACCAGGTGATGGCGATGTTCGCCGAGCACATGGGCGTCAAGGTGATCCGCGTGAATGCCGCGGACCGCTATTTCAGCAAGCTCGAAGGCGTGAGCGACCCGGAAGCCAAGCGCAAGATCATCGGCAACCTGTTCGTGGACATCTTCGATGAAGAGTCCAACAAGCTGAGCAATGCCAAGTGGCTGGCGCAGGGCACCATCTACCCGGACGTGATCGAGTCGGCCGGCAGCAAGACCGGCAAGGCACACGTGATCAAGAGCCACCACAACGTGGGCGGCCTGCCGGAGCACATGAAGCTGGGCTTGGTGGAGCCGTTGCGCGAGCTGTTCAAGGACGAAGTGCGCCGCCTCGGCGTCGAACTCGGCCTGCCGCGCAGCATGGTCTACCGCCACCCGTTCCCGGGCCCGGGCCTGGGCGTGCGGATCCTGGGCGAAGTGAAGCGTGAGTACGCCGAACTGCTGGCCAAGGCTGATGCGATCTTCATCGACGAACTGCGCAAGGCGGATCTGTACGACAAGACCAGCCAAGCGTTTGCGGTGTTTCTGCCGGTGAAGTCGGTGGGCGTGGTGGGCGATGCGCGGGCTTATGAGTGGGTGATTGCGCTGCGTGCGGTGGAGACCATCGATTTCATGACGGCGCATTGGGCGCATCTGCCGTATGAGTTCCTGGGTACGGTGAGCAACCGGATCATCAATGAGTTGCGGGGGGTTTCAAGGGTTGTCTATGACATCTCGGGGAAGCCGCCGGCGACTATTGAGTGGGAATGA
- a CDS encoding LysR family transcriptional regulator has product MSRKFDYLGDVEVFMAVVEHGSFTAGAVALSTTPSVLSRAVTRLEARLGRQLLQRTTRRVGLTDAGRLYLEQVRTAFGLLDDAERDVQGQDGALAGRVRLSVPTTYGHYRLPPVLARFAQQYPQVQVELNITNRNVDLVAEGFDLAIRLGQLPDSGLVARKLEDAPLLLVAGPDYLQRRGTPQTLDDLQQHLCLPFVMPRTGRLAPWVFRDDGHDVDWVPRSSIETSDDVLGVVSLAEQGIGICQSYEFIVRGRLQRGELVEVLPQLRGRSRPFSVIYAPHRRQSAAARAMIELLVGNGSVVEDGVG; this is encoded by the coding sequence ATGAGCCGCAAGTTCGACTACCTGGGCGATGTGGAGGTGTTCATGGCGGTGGTCGAGCACGGCTCGTTCACCGCCGGCGCGGTGGCGCTGTCCACCACCCCGTCGGTGCTGAGCCGCGCGGTCACTCGCCTGGAAGCCCGGCTGGGCCGGCAACTGCTGCAGCGGACCACCCGCCGCGTAGGCCTGACCGACGCCGGGCGGCTCTATCTGGAACAGGTGCGCACCGCCTTCGGCCTGCTGGACGATGCCGAACGCGACGTGCAGGGCCAGGACGGCGCGCTGGCCGGCCGCGTGCGCCTGAGCGTGCCGACCACCTATGGCCATTACCGCCTGCCGCCCGTGCTGGCGCGCTTTGCGCAGCAGTACCCACAGGTGCAGGTGGAACTGAACATCACCAACCGCAACGTGGACCTGGTGGCTGAAGGCTTCGACCTGGCCATCCGCCTGGGCCAGCTGCCGGACAGCGGGCTGGTGGCGCGCAAGCTGGAAGACGCCCCGCTGCTGCTGGTGGCCGGGCCGGACTACCTGCAGCGCCGCGGCACTCCGCAGACGCTGGACGATCTGCAGCAGCACCTGTGCCTGCCGTTTGTCATGCCGCGCACCGGGCGGTTGGCGCCGTGGGTGTTCCGCGACGATGGGCACGACGTGGATTGGGTACCGCGTTCGTCCATCGAGACATCCGACGATGTGCTGGGCGTGGTGTCGCTGGCCGAACAGGGGATCGGCATCTGCCAGAGCTATGAGTTCATCGTGCGCGGGCGGCTGCAGCGTGGGGAACTGGTGGAAGTGCTGCCGCAGCTGCGTGGGCGGTCGCGTCCGTTCTCGGTGATCTATGCGCCGCATCGGCGCCAGTCGGCAGCAGCGCGGGCGATGATTGAGCTGCTGGTGGGGAATGGGTCCGTGGTTGAGGACGGCGTTGGTTGA
- the folD gene encoding bifunctional methylenetetrahydrofolate dehydrogenase/methenyltetrahydrofolate cyclohydrolase FolD, protein MSSPTPAPAVPARILDGRRIAEDLLDSLKVRVDARLAAGGSRPGLAVVLVGGDPASTVYVRNKRRAAEKVGIEAFDYDLPAGTNEAQLLELIDQLNNDPKIHGILVQLPLPGIPDASRLIHRIDPRKDVDGFHPENVGHLALREFGLRPCTPRGIVTLLGHTDQPVRGRNATIVGVSNHVGRPMGLELLIAGCTVTSCHKFTPRDVLERSVRDADILVVAVGRPGIVPGEWVKPGAVVIDVGINRLDDGRLVGDVGFEAAAQRASWITPVPGGVGPMTVATLMQNTLEAAEAAV, encoded by the coding sequence ATGAGCTCACCGACCCCCGCACCCGCCGTTCCCGCCCGCATTCTGGATGGGCGCCGCATCGCTGAAGACCTGCTGGACAGCCTGAAGGTCCGGGTGGATGCCCGCCTGGCCGCCGGTGGCAGCCGCCCGGGCCTGGCCGTGGTGCTGGTGGGAGGCGATCCGGCCTCGACCGTGTATGTGCGCAACAAGCGCCGCGCCGCCGAGAAGGTGGGCATCGAGGCCTTCGATTACGACCTGCCGGCCGGCACCAACGAAGCGCAGCTGCTTGAGCTCATCGACCAGCTCAACAACGACCCCAAGATCCACGGCATCCTGGTGCAGCTGCCGCTGCCGGGCATTCCCGACGCCAGCCGCCTGATCCACCGCATCGACCCGCGCAAGGACGTGGACGGTTTCCACCCCGAGAACGTGGGCCATCTGGCCCTGCGCGAGTTCGGCCTGCGCCCCTGCACCCCGCGCGGCATCGTCACCCTGTTGGGCCACACCGACCAGCCGGTGCGCGGACGCAACGCCACCATCGTGGGGGTGAGCAACCACGTGGGGCGCCCGATGGGCCTGGAGCTGCTGATTGCCGGCTGCACCGTGACCAGCTGCCACAAGTTCACCCCGCGCGACGTGCTGGAGCGCAGCGTGCGCGACGCCGACATCCTCGTGGTGGCGGTGGGCCGCCCGGGCATCGTGCCGGGTGAATGGGTGAAGCCGGGCGCCGTGGTGATCGACGTGGGCATCAATCGCCTGGATGACGGCCGCCTGGTCGGCGACGTCGGCTTCGAGGCCGCCGCCCAGCGCGCCAGCTGGATCACCCCGGTGCCGGGCGGGGTAGGGCCGATGACCGTGGCCACGTTGATGCAGAACACGCTGGAAGCGGCTGAAGCGGCCGTCTGA